The proteins below are encoded in one region of Corvus hawaiiensis isolate bCorHaw1 chromosome 3, bCorHaw1.pri.cur, whole genome shotgun sequence:
- the LOC125322846 gene encoding mitochondrial amidoxime reducing component 2-like gives MSGLRGAAGPARRAWLWGAAALLVLGALLGTWRWAGRRRRRLQRVGTVLRLFVYPVKSCRGVSVRRAQVTPMGLRCGELRDRFWLVIREDGHMVTARQEPRLVLISVSCEDGHLTLEAADMEKMCVPVKLPEKNPVRNCRVFGQDIQGRDCGDEVAQWITTFLNSEPCRLVHFEPSMVPRKSKDTIALFRNTDEVAYPDCSPILIISEASMDDLNTRLEKKAKIQNFRPNIFVTDCSAFEEDTWEDILIGDVEMKGTVCCGRCILTTVNPDTGVIDRKEPLETLKSYRLCDPSEKHIYKTSPLFGKYFAVNKTGTIQVGDPVYKMVWE, from the exons ATGAGCGGCctgcggggcgcggcggggccggcgcggcgggcatggctgtggggagctgcggcgctgctggtgctgggcGCCCTGCTCGGCACCTGGCGCTGggccggccgccgccgccgccgcctgcaGCGGGTCGGGACGGTGCTCAGGCTCTTCGTGTACCCCGTGAAGTCGTGCCGGGGGGTGTCGGTGCGGCGGGCGCAGGTGACGCCGATGGGGCTGCGCTGCGGGGAGCTGCGGGACAG GTTCTGGCTCGTGATCAGGGAGGACGGGCACATGGTGACAGCTCGCCAGGAGCCGCGGCTCGTCCTTatttctgtcagctgtgaagACGGGCACTTGACCTTGGAGGCCGCGGACATGGAGAAGATGTGCGTGCCTGTAAAGCTCCCCGAGAAAAACCCCGTCCGCAACTGCAG GGTGTTTGGACAGGATATCCAAGGCAGGGACTGTGGTGATGAAGTGGCTCAGTGGATCACCACCTTCCTGAACTCAGAGCCCTGTCGACTGGTGCACTTCGAGCCCTCCATGGTGCCAAGAAAGTCAAAGGACACTATAGCCCTTTTCCGAAACACAGATGAG GTTGCCTATCCTGACTGCAGCCCAATCTTGATCATCTCTGAAGCTTCAATGGATGATTTAAAtaccaggctggaaaagaaagcTAAGATACAGAACTTCAGgccaaatatttttgtgacaGATTGCAGTGCTTTTGAGGAG GACACCTGGGAGGATATTCTTATTGGTGATGTGGAGATGAAAGGGACCGTGTGTTGTGGCAG GTGTATTTTAACCACTGTTAATCCAGACACTGGGGTCATCGACAGGAAGGAGCCCTTGGAAACATTGAAAAG TTACCGCTTATGTGACCCCTCTGAGAAACACATCTACAAAACCAGCCCTCTCTTTGGGAAATACTTTGCTGTTAACAAAACCGGAACAATTCAAGTTGGAGACCCTGTGTACAAGATGGTCTGGGAGTGA